TTCATGGAGAGGGTGAACCTCTTGTGCTTATCCACGGCTCATGACTTGATTCAACTGCATGGTCTTTACAAATGCCGGCGTTTTCTGCAAAGTATAGTGTAATAATCTTTGATAACCGCGGTGTCGGACGAACTGATACGACAAAACCTCCCTACTCGGCAGAACAGATGGCAGGAGACGTAAAGGGGCTGATGGATGTACTTGGTGTCAGGAATGCCCACATACTTGGATATTCCATGGGCGGACAGATTGCGCAGGAACTTGCAGGAATGTATCCGGGATATGTAAGGAGCCTGATACTTGCGGGTTCTTATGCCCGGCAGACGCCTATCGGCCTGAGCAAAACACGATTGCTATTACAGATGTTCATGGAAGGGGTTAACCCTGAATTTGTTGTGAAAACATTCTTCCTATGGCTCTTTTCAAACCGGTTCTTTGAAGATGAGGAACAGGTAAACATTGCTGTAAAGAACTTTCTGAATCCCCATTATCCTCAGCCACCGGATGGCCTTGAGGGTCAGGGACTTTCGATTATTAACTATGACGGCCGGGAGCGGGTCGGCAAAATCTCCGCACCAACCCTCATAATAGCCGGCAAGAATGATATAGCCATACCTTTAAGCTGTACAGAAGGACTCGCCTCCAAAATCCCCAACTCAGAACTCATCATCCTTGAGAACGCCGCCCATTCCATGATCTTTGAAGAACCTGAAAGATTCAACCGGATAGTGATGGAGTTTCTGGGGAGGATGAGAATAGGTGATAGGTAGGAAGGCTGAAGTAAGAAATGAGTATCCCCCTTTAGAAAAGGGGGGCAGGGGGGATTTGAAGCGAGGATTTTCGGATGAACTCCCATGAACCGAGGGTTCACAAAGGGGCATGAAAATCAGCGGGACAAGAAAGTCCCGCCTATCCTCGTAGAAATGGATAGGCGGGGTTTTCTTACCCCGCCGGAGGTCATTTTCGGATGAATATTTTATCTTGGTTCCGGCTTGTACGGTATAGGGCAAACTAACTGATTGAAACCTACAACCATATTTCATATAATGCTTACATGGATGAACATCAAGTCACAGAGTTGAGAGCAATCTTTAAAAATTATCCTGAGGTCAAATTGGTCTATGTGTTTGGTTCAAGGGCGGCAGGCAAGGAAGGACCATTGAGTGATTACGACTTTGCTGTGTATATAGCTGACGACAATAGGATCAGAAACTTTAATATCAAATTTTCTTTAATGGACAAAATCAGCCGGTTACTTAGAAATGACAATGTGGATGTTGTGATTTTAAACTTTACAGAGTCTCCAGAATTAAAATACAATATTATTGCTCAGGGAAAGTTAATCTATGAGGAGGAACCATTCAGGGTAATTGTAGAACCCCGCATACTTAATGAATATTTTGACTTTCACTCTCTGCTCTTAAAATACAATTTAACAAAGGCATAAATCTATGACTAATATATCCGTCATTGAAAATAAGATAAGCTCTATCAGAAAATATTTGAAGATTCTGGAAAGGTATCCTGAATATTCCAGAAAAGAGATTGGCGAAAACATAGATATAAGAGGCGCGGTTGAGCGTTATCTCTATCTTATGGCTCAATCTGCAATTGATCTTGCAGAAGCCGTAATCGCATATAGAGATTTAAGAAAGCCGGCTACGATGAGTGAGGCATTTTATATATTAAATGAAGAGAATATAATCTCAGGTGAATGCACGGACAAGATGGTAAGGATGGTCGGATTTAGAAACATAATAGCCCATGACTATGAAAGGATTAATTATGATATTGTGTATGATATCCTTCACCATAGATTAAAAGATATTGAAGAATTTATAGAAAAGATCGAAACCATGTAATTGCCCCACGAATCCACCATACCCATATCACCTTTCCCATTATCTTATATAAAAATAGTATGGATTACGCATGTAGGTTCGATACCCATAATTGCGGATACTGTAACCGTTCACAGTTGACAGTTTACAGTTAACGGTTAAGAAAAATATAAAAGTAAGAGGAAATTGTGGGCGCTTCTTTTGAAGATTTAGAAGTATGGAAAGAAATAGTATCCCGGATTTCCAGAGATTCTTAAATATAGCAAAAGGTTCGGCTGCGGAACTGAGAACACAAGTATATATTTCACAAGAGGTCAAGGTATTTTCTAATAGTAATGCGAAAGAACTCATTCAAGAATTGAAGTCAATTTCAAAAATGCTCCAAGCGTTACATAACTCGTTGAAAAACCGTGAACCGTAAACTGATAACTGTGAACGGTTACGAAACTGGATACATATCTGTATTATGGCGGATACCCGGGGCTGCCCCTCTTATCAATGACAGAGACAGGTGGGCAAGGTACATTGTTGATTCCCTCATATAGACAACCATTTCCCGTGACATCCTCCTGATGACACGTGTTGATAAGCCTGCCCTGTTACGCAGGCTCTTTCAGCTTGGGTGTGTATATTCAGGCCAGATACTTTCCTATCAGAAAATGCAGGGGCAGCTCACTGATGCAGGGAATACAACAACATTAGCCCACTATCTTGAACTTCTAGCAAAAGGGTCTCGTGGTCCGACCCCTATACACCTCCACTATATCTTTCCCTTTCCTCGGGATAAACGACTCAGAGGTTTTTTTAAATAAAATTGACTTATGGTTTCGTCTTTGCTTTAATCTGTAGCTAAGATAATCGAGAAATCATTACAAAATCCTCTGGGTTAAAACAGGAGTAATTTAAGTGAACGCGGTTAACAATACCCTGATTGAATCACACAAAGACGATTGTATCCAGAATTTCCTGAATGTTTTCCGGTAATAAGATTTTTGATAAAATGTTAAGGTAAGAAGTTTTAAGATATGGAGGATATTATGAAAGAGGTATCGCCAGCACACATTGATATAACACCGGGAGTGGCCGGGGGTAAGCCTCGTATAGCAGGTCATCGTATTACTGTTCAGGATATCGTTATATGGCATGAACGTATGGGATCAAGTGCAGATGAAATAGCTACAGAACATGGCCTCTCATTATCAGATATATACGCTGCCCTGGCATATTATTATGATCACCGTATAGAAATAGATGAGGCCATCCGTTCTGATGAAACATTTGTTGCCGAACTGCGCCGTAAGACACCCTCCAGGCTGAAAGATAAAATCGGTGGCTGACCCCCTAAAGTTCTATATGAAGGTCTCATACTGGCGTGAGCGCGGCCGTGAGGTTGATTTCATCATAAGCAGAGGGAGACATGAACACATAACAGATAAAGGTAAAGTAGTTGGATTTGTTGTCCAGCATGCTTATTCTGATTTATCTATTCTTTGAAATCTATTTCTTAGGCAGCCCGAATCTCAATGTGTTGCTGAGGCCCTATAATAACCTGAGCGTCCAGTGCATTGACCAGTTTCAAGAGGGTCTCAAGTGTTGGGAGATAATCACCGGATTCTATTGATTAATGGTCATTAAGGGGTCTGTTTCTTCATGTCTGGAAGTTAACGGGTAAATCAGACTGTTACGAAGTGTTACTCTGATTTGCTGCGGGTATTTTTGCGGCTGGTTCCACGCATTGTGGAAACTATCTCTTTGATGGCTTTTGAGCGTTGTGTCCTGTCTTTGATCTCTTTCATAACCTTGTCACGTGCGTTCTTTACATGCTCAAGGCGCTTTTTAAATTCAGGGCCGCCGTATAATTTCTGCAGCTCTTCACGAATCTCTTTGGCTATTGCAGGACTTGCCCCGCCGGTAGATATGGCGATTGTGAGTAAGCCCCTCTGGAATACAGCAGGGGTGATATAACTGCAAAGTGCCGGTTCATCAACAACATTTACAAGTTTGTTGGAAGCCCTCGCATCATCAGCAACCTTCTGATTTATCTCTTCATAGTCTGTTGCGGCGATTACAAGAAATGCAGTATCAAGGTCACCGGCCTGATAATCACGTTTAATATGGGTAATCTGTCCCTTTGCCTGAATGTCTTTGAGTCCCTTGGTAATCATTGGTGCAATAACTGTTACATCAGCACCGGCCTTTATAAGTGACTCGCACTTCCTTTCTGCAACACTCCCGCCGCCTACAACAATGCACTTTTTACCTGTGAGGTCTAAGAATATCGGAAAGTAATTTTTCTTTTCTTGAGTATCATCCATAATTGGGAGGGATTATAGCAAATGAGGCTGAAAGAAACAATAGGTTTTTTCATGCAAAGATAACCCCATCCCCACCCTAACCCTCCCCTTGAAGGGGAGGGAATCTCTGAGATTACACCTACCCCTCCCCCGTCAAGGCGGAGCGAATTTCTTTTGCAATTCTTATTTCTTACGTCTTACTTTTTACTCCAGCCTTCTTACTTCTTACTTCTTACTTCTTGCCTCTTACTTCTTACGTCCACCTTCAGTCTTCAGCCTTCAGCCTTCTTACTTCTTACTTCTTACTTCTTACTTCAACCTTCAACCTTCTTACCTCTTCCCTGCCATCTCCCCTCATATTGACAATCTTCCGTTATAAAGTGTATTTTAACGCATGTTGCTTCAGCAGGTTATAAACGGCCTTACGCTTGGCGCTGTGTACGCACTGATTGCACTCGGCTATACAATGGTGTACGGGATACTTGAGCTTATTAATTTTGCACATGGTGAGATTTATATGCTCGGTGCTTATGTATCAATTATTACACTCTCTTTTCTAACTGTTACTGGATTTACTTCCAATAATCTTGTCCTGTCATTATTAATAGTGGTGATTGTTGCCGCCATATATGCTGCTGCTTATGGCCTCACTATGGAGAGGCTGGCATACAGGCCATTAAGAAATGCACCGAGGCTTTCACCGCTTATTTCTGCCATCGGGGTTTCTATCTTCCTGCAGAATTATGTTATGCTGACTCAGGGTTCTGCTGATAAGATATTCCCGCATATACTCTCATCCGGCGGGGTATCTCTCGGCAACGCAACATTAACTTATCTACAGGGATTTATAATCATTACCTCCATATTCCTTATGACTATCCTTCATGCATTTATAAAAAAGACCAGATTCGGCAAGGCTATGCGGGCTACTGCACAGGATAAGAAGATGGCATCACTTGTGGGGATAGACATTAATACTGTCATTATGACAACATTCATCATAGGTTCAGTCCTTGCAGCAGTTGCAGGATTTATGGTTGCGATGTACTACGGACTTGTAAATTTTTACATGGGTTATGTTGCAGGGATAAAGGCATTTACAGCCGCTGTACTCGGCGGCATCGGGAATATTCAAGGCGCTGTTTTAGGCGGCTTTATGCTGGGGATTATGGAAAGCCTCGGTGCTGCATACATCTCAAGTGAATACAAAGACGCATTCGCATTTATAATCCTCATATTAATCCTGACATTTAAACCAACAGGTCTGCTTGGAGAAAGTGTTCCAGAAAAGGTATAAGATTATTTTTTTATCAATATGGTCCGGCTTGCTGTTACTGCCATTCCTCGGCATTTTTAATTCAGCGCTGGCGGCCGGCATTATCTTTTCAGGTATCCTCCTGTTTCAAGTTACACAAAGGATTGTAACAGCTTCATCTTGCAGAGATACTTTTCAGCAGATTAATGTCAGAATTCAAAAAATAGAAACAGTGTGCAAGAAAAAAGGTGTTCAAAATGCTCTTCTTGCCGCTCTTTTATTATTGCTCGTGACTGCCCCGTTTTTAATAAATAACTATTATACAGACATCTTAATTATCACAGGGATATATGTTATCCTTGCACTCGGTCTTAATATTGTGGTCGGACTTGCGGGTCTCCTTGACCTCGGCTATATTGCCTTTTATGCAATAGGGGCATACTCTTATGGAATCCTGAATACAAACTTCGGGATACCCTTCTGGCCGGCCATATTAATAGGCGGGACGCTTGCAGGCATTGCAGGCATGATACTTGGTATGGTGACCCTGCGTCTCAGAGGTGATTATCTGGCAATAGTTACGCTGGGGTTTCTTATGATTGTCCACCTTATGCTCAATAACTGGGACACTGTCACACGCGGGCCGAACGGTATACTTGGGATCAAGCCGCCGGCTATCGGAGGCTTTACATTCTCTGAACCGGCGCATTTTTACTATCTTATCCTGCTATTTGATATAATAGCTATTTTCATTATAAACAGGCTTAATAACTCAAGGATAGGGAGGGCATGGATTGCAATAAGAGAGGATGAGATTGCCGCCTCGGCAATGGGTATTAATATTACAACAATGAAGATTCTCGCATTCACAATGGGTGCATTGTGGGCAGGGATAGCGGGTGTTTTCTTTGCAGGCCGTTATGCATTCATATCACCGGAGAGCTTTACATTTCTTGAAACAGTGCTTGTACTCTCAATGGTAGTTTTAGGTGGAATGGGAAGCATCGCAGGTGTTATAATCGGGGCTGGATTGCTTATAATACTGCCGGAGGTCTTCAGGGGTTTTCAGGATTACAGGATGCTCGCATTCGGCGGGGCTATGGTACTCATGATGGTATTCAGACCGCAGGGGTTGATAGGAAATCCGAGGAGGAAGATAGAACTGATAAATGAAAATAGTGAGCAGTAAGCTGTAAGCTGTAAGCAGTGGCGGCAGGTTTTATCTGCTAACTGCTCACTGTTTACTGCTTACTCAAAAGTATTTTCGCGTGAAAGGGGGATTTTAGAATGGAGTGCAGAACAAAGGTAATCGCAACACTCGGCCCGGCGAGTAATATGCCGGAGGTAATTGAAGAGCTTATTAAGGCAGGGATGGATATAGCAAGGCTTAACTTTTCTCACGGGAGTGCTGAAGACCACAGGCGGGTAATCA
This region of Nitrospirota bacterium genomic DNA includes:
- a CDS encoding alpha/beta fold hydrolase; translation: MPAFSAKYSVIIFDNRGVGRTDTTKPPYSAEQMAGDVKGLMDVLGVRNAHILGYSMGGQIAQELAGMYPGYVRSLILAGSYARQTPIGLSKTRLLLQMFMEGVNPEFVVKTFFLWLFSNRFFEDEEQVNIAVKNFLNPHYPQPPDGLEGQGLSIINYDGRERVGKISAPTLIIAGKNDIAIPLSCTEGLASKIPNSELIILENAAHSMIFEEPERFNRIVMEFLGRMRIGDR
- a CDS encoding branched-chain amino acid ABC transporter permease, which gives rise to MLLQQVINGLTLGAVYALIALGYTMVYGILELINFAHGEIYMLGAYVSIITLSFLTVTGFTSNNLVLSLLIVVIVAAIYAAAYGLTMERLAYRPLRNAPRLSPLISAIGVSIFLQNYVMLTQGSADKIFPHILSSGGVSLGNATLTYLQGFIIITSIFLMTILHAFIKKTRFGKAMRATAQDKKMASLVGIDINTVIMTTFIIGSVLAAVAGFMVAMYYGLVNFYMGYVAGIKAFTAAVLGGIGNIQGAVLGGFMLGIMESLGAAYISSEYKDAFAFIILILILTFKPTGLLGESVPEKV
- a CDS encoding bifunctional precorrin-2 dehydrogenase/sirohydrochlorin ferrochelatase translates to MDDTQEKKNYFPIFLDLTGKKCIVVGGGSVAERKCESLIKAGADVTVIAPMITKGLKDIQAKGQITHIKRDYQAGDLDTAFLVIAATDYEEINQKVADDARASNKLVNVVDEPALCSYITPAVFQRGLLTIAISTGGASPAIAKEIREELQKLYGGPEFKKRLEHVKNARDKVMKEIKDRTQRSKAIKEIVSTMRGTSRKNTRSKSE
- a CDS encoding DUF86 domain-containing protein; translated protein: MTNISVIENKISSIRKYLKILERYPEYSRKEIGENIDIRGAVERYLYLMAQSAIDLAEAVIAYRDLRKPATMSEAFYILNEENIISGECTDKMVRMVGFRNIIAHDYERINYDIVYDILHHRLKDIEEFIEKIETM
- a CDS encoding four helix bundle protein, with the protein product MERNSIPDFQRFLNIAKGSAAELRTQVYISQEVKVFSNSNAKELIQELKSISKMLQALHNSLKNREP
- a CDS encoding branched-chain amino acid ABC transporter permease; its protein translation is MEKVFQKRYKIIFLSIWSGLLLLPFLGIFNSALAAGIIFSGILLFQVTQRIVTASSCRDTFQQINVRIQKIETVCKKKGVQNALLAALLLLLVTAPFLINNYYTDILIITGIYVILALGLNIVVGLAGLLDLGYIAFYAIGAYSYGILNTNFGIPFWPAILIGGTLAGIAGMILGMVTLRLRGDYLAIVTLGFLMIVHLMLNNWDTVTRGPNGILGIKPPAIGGFTFSEPAHFYYLILLFDIIAIFIINRLNNSRIGRAWIAIREDEIAASAMGINITTMKILAFTMGALWAGIAGVFFAGRYAFISPESFTFLETVLVLSMVVLGGMGSIAGVIIGAGLLIILPEVFRGFQDYRMLAFGGAMVLMMVFRPQGLIGNPRRKIELINENSEQ
- a CDS encoding nucleotidyltransferase domain-containing protein, with product MDEHQVTELRAIFKNYPEVKLVYVFGSRAAGKEGPLSDYDFAVYIADDNRIRNFNIKFSLMDKISRLLRNDNVDVVILNFTESPELKYNIIAQGKLIYEEEPFRVIVEPRILNEYFDFHSLLLKYNLTKA
- a CDS encoding DUF433 domain-containing protein, whose protein sequence is MKEVSPAHIDITPGVAGGKPRIAGHRITVQDIVIWHERMGSSADEIATEHGLSLSDIYAALAYYYDHRIEIDEAIRSDETFVAELRRKTPSRLKDKIGG